In Lacibacter sp. H375, one DNA window encodes the following:
- a CDS encoding MFS transporter, which produces MQPKQYGIFSLPVIVGALGFFVDIYDLLLFNITRRSSLTDLGVPENELKNIGENLLSWQMLGLTIGGILWGILGDKKGRKSVLFSSILLYSLATVANGFVTDVEQYRWIRFIAALGLAGELGASITLTSELLPKEKRGIGATIIATSGVFGTITAYFIHYLSDENWRLCYFIGGGMGLALLFLRVGFLESHMFNAVKKDNTPRGKFFMLLNNRERFMRYLRAITIGLPVWYIIGIIISFSDEFAKQFGIAGFDQPKALMLQYVALVFGDMSAGLLSNYLKSRKKTLYIFYGITAFFILLFFVFRGGGSAFNMYLICMGLGFGSGISVLYITMSAEQFGTNLRSTVAVSVPNLVRGFLPLMLLLFQFLRSKTVFNNYITGAWVTGIIILAIGIYSVIKTKETFAKDLDFVEL; this is translated from the coding sequence ATGCAACCAAAACAATACGGCATTTTCTCCTTACCTGTTATCGTTGGAGCTTTAGGATTCTTTGTTGACATTTACGATCTGCTGCTGTTCAATATCACACGCCGTTCCAGTCTTACTGATCTTGGCGTTCCTGAAAACGAATTAAAAAACATTGGTGAAAATTTATTGAGCTGGCAGATGCTGGGCTTAACCATCGGCGGTATTCTTTGGGGAATTCTGGGCGATAAGAAAGGAAGGAAAAGTGTGCTCTTCAGTTCCATCTTATTGTATTCACTCGCAACTGTTGCTAATGGATTTGTGACAGATGTTGAGCAATACAGATGGATTCGTTTTATTGCAGCATTAGGACTTGCAGGTGAGTTAGGAGCAAGTATCACCTTAACAAGCGAGTTATTGCCAAAAGAAAAAAGAGGGATTGGAGCCACTATTATTGCAACCAGTGGTGTGTTTGGCACCATCACGGCTTATTTCATTCATTACCTCAGCGATGAAAACTGGCGGCTCTGTTATTTTATTGGTGGTGGTATGGGGCTTGCACTTTTGTTCCTGCGTGTTGGGTTTCTTGAAAGCCACATGTTTAACGCTGTCAAAAAAGACAACACTCCAAGAGGTAAATTTTTCATGCTATTAAACAACAGAGAACGCTTTATGCGTTACCTGCGTGCCATCACCATTGGTTTGCCTGTGTGGTATATCATTGGTATCATCATCAGTTTTTCTGATGAGTTTGCAAAGCAGTTTGGTATTGCAGGTTTTGATCAGCCAAAAGCATTGATGTTACAGTATGTAGCATTGGTGTTTGGGGATATGAGTGCCGGCTTGTTAAGCAACTATTTAAAAAGCCGTAAGAAAACATTGTACATCTTCTATGGCATTACTGCTTTCTTTATTCTGCTGTTCTTTGTGTTCAGAGGAGGCGGCAGTGCATTTAACATGTATCTCATTTGTATGGGGCTTGGTTTTGGTTCAGGTATTTCGGTGTTATACATCACCATGAGTGCTGAACAATTTGGCACCAACTTACGGTCAACAGTAGCTGTATCAGTTCCTAACCTTGTACGAGGTTTTCTGCCATTGATGTTATTATTGTTCCAATTTCTGCGAAGCAAAACTGTGTTCAATAACTATATAACAGGTGCCTGGGTTACAGGCATCATCATTCTTGCAATCGGTATCTACTCCGTTATAAAAACAAAAGAAACCTTTGCAAAAGATTTGGATTTTGTGGAATTGTAA